One stretch of Candidatus Eisenbacteria bacterium DNA includes these proteins:
- a CDS encoding PTS sugar transporter subunit IIA encodes MPFVSQLRADHIAVNPPWRTFGDAVDGLLQKLVDAGSLTAAERKDAASAIRAREAEASTAVLETGVGVPHARIAALSAPVVALAIATAGLYEAAPTVPIRIVALVLSPVTSLEEHLRTLADIATLLRSSELRAALLRSSDAPAALAILMQYARGLP; translated from the coding sequence ATGCCGTTCGTGAGCCAGCTGCGCGCCGATCACATCGCGGTCAATCCGCCCTGGCGCACGTTCGGCGACGCGGTCGACGGGCTGCTGCAGAAGCTCGTCGACGCCGGCAGCCTCACCGCCGCCGAGCGCAAGGACGCCGCGAGCGCCATCCGTGCGCGTGAAGCCGAGGCCTCCACCGCGGTGCTCGAAACCGGCGTGGGAGTCCCGCACGCCCGCATCGCCGCGCTCTCTGCGCCCGTCGTCGCCCTCGCCATCGCGACGGCCGGGCTCTACGAGGCCGCACCGACCGTACCGATCCGCATCGTCGCCCTCGTGCTGTCGCCGGTGACGTCGCTCGAGGAGCACCTCCGCACGCTCGCCGACATCGCCACGCTGCTGCGCTCGAGCGAGCTGCGGGCCGCCCTGCTCCGCTCGTCCGATGCGCCGGCCGCGCTCGCGATCCTCATGCAGTACGCGCGAGGTCTCCCGTGA
- a CDS encoding CoA transferase yields the protein MARALEGIRVLEVGHLVGAAYATKLFADLGADVVKIEPPRTGDAARRRGPYPGGVAHPDKSGLFLYLNANKRGITLDLTTAGGRRAFDHLVADADVLVHNVHPTEMAQHGLDYDRLAALNPRLVMTSIAPFGLTGPHARYRATDLVLWSAGGVATLNGDPAHPELPPLRAFGEQAGFQAGVHAAIPSLAALFARLTTGRGDHVEVSTQEALASILELTFEFWPYCGLIASRLGAKPIQPLCFMECRDGWIFICCVEEHQWRNFVEIMGNPEWAEMELFENRLARGANFDALQALLQEWCAEQSVYDLYEKAQRKRVPFAPVSTMGDLLASGHLRARGFFATIDHPVAGPVTMPGAPFKMGATPWELRRPAPTLGQHTREVLAPLGIDVDALVREGAA from the coding sequence GTGGCCCGCGCGCTCGAGGGCATTCGGGTGCTCGAGGTCGGGCATCTGGTCGGCGCCGCCTACGCGACCAAGCTCTTCGCCGACCTCGGCGCCGACGTCGTGAAGATCGAGCCGCCGCGCACGGGCGACGCCGCGCGCCGCCGCGGCCCGTATCCCGGCGGCGTCGCGCACCCCGACAAGAGCGGCCTCTTCCTCTATCTCAACGCCAACAAGCGCGGCATCACGCTCGACCTCACGACGGCCGGTGGGCGGCGCGCATTCGACCACCTGGTCGCCGACGCCGACGTGCTCGTCCACAACGTCCACCCGACCGAGATGGCGCAGCACGGGCTCGACTACGATCGCCTCGCGGCCCTGAACCCCCGCCTCGTCATGACGTCGATCGCGCCGTTCGGGTTGACGGGGCCGCACGCGCGCTACCGCGCGACCGACCTCGTGCTCTGGAGCGCCGGCGGCGTCGCCACGCTGAACGGCGATCCCGCCCACCCCGAGCTGCCGCCGCTGCGTGCCTTCGGCGAGCAGGCGGGCTTCCAGGCCGGCGTCCATGCCGCGATCCCGTCGCTCGCCGCGCTGTTCGCGCGGCTCACCACCGGCCGCGGCGATCACGTCGAGGTCTCGACGCAGGAAGCGCTCGCCTCGATCCTCGAGCTCACCTTCGAGTTCTGGCCGTACTGCGGCCTCATCGCGTCGCGCCTCGGCGCCAAGCCCATCCAGCCGCTCTGCTTCATGGAGTGCCGCGACGGTTGGATCTTCATCTGCTGCGTCGAGGAGCACCAGTGGCGCAACTTCGTGGAGATCATGGGCAACCCCGAGTGGGCGGAGATGGAGCTGTTCGAGAACCGTCTCGCCCGCGGTGCGAACTTCGACGCCCTGCAGGCGCTGCTCCAGGAGTGGTGCGCCGAGCAGTCGGTGTACGACCTCTACGAGAAAGCGCAGCGCAAGCGCGTTCCCTTCGCGCCCGTCTCGACCATGGGCGATCTGCTCGCCTCCGGGCACCTCCGGGCGCGCGGCTTCTTCGCCACCATCGACCATCCCGTCGCCGGCCCGGTCACGATGCCCGGCGCGCCCTTCAAGATGGGCGCGACGCCGTGGGAGCTGCGGCGTCCTGCGCCGACGCTGGGGCAGCATACGCGCGAGGTGCTGGCGCCGCTCGGCATCGACGTCGACGCCCTCGTGCGCGAGGGGGCCGCGTGA
- a CDS encoding TerC family protein has translation MDAEVLHPEFWARALAITLLDLTLAGDNALVIALAVRKLPKRQQLLGRVWGTVGALGLRLFFIAIISAVLAVPFVQLAGGLLLLWVAWRLVQHHEGGGEEVKAGSSLWEAVWIIVIADAVMSLDNVLGVAAAAHGDMLLVIFGIGLSLPLVVWGSGVLAQMMARFPWIVWLGGGILGYVAGEMILRDRLVAERLGELVSVLHYPVPLALGLGLTALGWWFARAHARAARS, from the coding sequence GTGGACGCGGAAGTACTGCACCCCGAGTTCTGGGCCCGAGCCCTGGCGATCACGCTGCTCGACCTGACGCTCGCGGGTGACAACGCGCTCGTGATCGCGCTCGCCGTCCGCAAGCTGCCGAAGCGGCAGCAGCTGCTCGGCAGGGTCTGGGGCACCGTCGGGGCCCTCGGCCTGCGTCTCTTCTTCATCGCCATCATCTCGGCGGTCCTCGCCGTGCCCTTCGTGCAGCTCGCCGGCGGACTCCTGCTTCTGTGGGTCGCGTGGCGCCTCGTGCAGCACCACGAAGGTGGGGGCGAGGAGGTGAAGGCCGGGTCGTCGCTCTGGGAGGCCGTCTGGATCATCGTCATCGCCGACGCCGTGATGAGCCTCGACAACGTGCTCGGCGTCGCGGCGGCGGCGCACGGCGACATGCTGCTGGTCATCTTCGGGATCGGCCTCTCGCTGCCGCTCGTCGTGTGGGGGAGCGGCGTGCTCGCGCAAATGATGGCGCGGTTCCCGTGGATCGTGTGGCTGGGCGGCGGAATCCTCGGCTACGTCGCGGGGGAGATGATCCTGCGCGATCGCCTGGTGGCCGAGCGGCTCGGCGAGCTGGTGTCCGTGCTGCACTATCCCGTCCCGCTCGCCCTCGGCCTCGGGCTCACCGCCCTCGGGTGGTGGTTCGCGCGCGCCCACGCGCGCGCCGCGCGAAGCTAG
- the moaA gene encoding GTP 3',8-cyclase MoaA, producing the protein MPRDAFGREIDYLRISLTDHCNLRCVYCMPTTGLTFLPSEQLLTAAEIELVARAAAAAGFRKIRLTGGEPTLRADLVEIVERLAAVPGLRDLALTTNGVLLPRLAAPLRRAGLRRVNVHIDSLDAARVARVMRWGTLADVWAGVEAAEAAGFSPIKLNAVIVRGYNEDDVVPLAALTLDRPWHVRFVETMPLGASEPARTARDGLVPNRENRSRIEEVLGALQPLEAHDPSDESRNYVAPRARGVIGFISPVTEPYCGTCNRMRLTADGRFHLCLLNDDELDVRGAIRSGGGTDAVAAILLRAVQHKPTGHHLDVGHTTSERQMFQIGG; encoded by the coding sequence ATGCCCCGGGACGCCTTTGGCCGGGAGATCGACTACCTTCGCATCTCCCTCACGGACCACTGCAACCTGCGGTGCGTCTACTGCATGCCGACGACGGGCCTCACGTTCCTGCCGTCCGAGCAGCTCCTCACGGCGGCCGAGATCGAGCTCGTGGCCCGGGCCGCCGCGGCGGCCGGGTTCCGGAAGATCCGGCTGACCGGCGGCGAGCCGACCCTCCGCGCCGATCTGGTGGAGATCGTCGAGCGCCTCGCCGCCGTCCCCGGCCTGCGCGACCTCGCGCTCACGACCAACGGGGTGCTGCTCCCCCGCCTGGCAGCGCCGCTGCGTCGCGCCGGCCTGCGGCGCGTGAACGTCCACATCGACAGCCTCGATGCGGCGCGCGTCGCGCGCGTCATGCGCTGGGGCACGCTGGCGGACGTCTGGGCCGGAGTCGAAGCCGCCGAGGCCGCGGGCTTCTCCCCCATCAAGCTGAACGCCGTCATCGTGCGCGGCTACAACGAGGACGACGTCGTACCGCTCGCGGCGCTGACGCTCGACCGCCCGTGGCACGTCCGGTTCGTCGAGACCATGCCGCTCGGCGCGAGCGAGCCGGCGCGGACGGCGCGCGACGGCCTGGTACCGAACCGCGAGAATCGCTCCCGCATCGAGGAAGTGCTGGGTGCCCTGCAGCCGCTCGAGGCGCACGACCCGTCCGACGAATCGCGCAACTACGTGGCGCCGCGGGCGCGAGGCGTGATCGGATTCATCAGCCCGGTGACCGAGCCGTACTGCGGCACCTGCAACCGCATGCGCCTCACCGCCGATGGGCGCTTCCACCTCTGCCTCCTCAACGACGACGAGCTGGACGTGCGGGGCGCGATCCGCTCGGGCGGCGGCACGGACGCCGTGGCCGCGATCCTCCTGCGTGCGGTGCAGCACAAGCCGACCGGACATCACCTCGACGTCGGCCACACCACGTCCGAGCGCCAGATGTTCCAGATCGGGGGATGA
- a CDS encoding CoA transferase — MSARRAPLAGIRVADFTWVWAGPHCTLQLAHLGAEVIRVETSTRICVTRMLPPFADFQMGPNRSGYFNQYNQGKKSVALDMKRPEALEVAKRLCAASDVVVENFAAGVMDRMGLGYDVLRKVRPDVIMIALSGYGATGPDHDKVSYGPAQVPLSGMSSLTGYRGYPPMHVGISYGDPTGGVHGAFAVLAALLHRARTGEGQYIDLSQWETSIAVLGEGVLAQAMNGAAPARDGNRDPHMAPHGIFQAEGEDRWVAVAIEDDAAWQRFATLIGRPEIATDPRFATLAARKTHEHDVEAIVAEWTAQRTPEAVTEALQTVGIPAFMSARNNDLADDPHLRERGYFVEHEHPEVGRRIHAGIPWRMTTNQSAVRAAAPCLGADTDQVLRDVCAYDDAAIARLRAAGVLT; from the coding sequence GTGAGCGCCCGCCGCGCGCCGCTGGCCGGCATCCGCGTCGCCGACTTCACGTGGGTGTGGGCAGGTCCGCACTGCACGCTGCAGCTCGCCCACCTGGGCGCCGAGGTCATCCGGGTCGAGACGTCGACGCGCATCTGCGTGACGCGCATGTTGCCACCCTTCGCGGACTTCCAGATGGGGCCCAACCGGAGCGGCTACTTCAACCAGTACAACCAGGGCAAGAAGAGCGTCGCCCTCGACATGAAGCGGCCCGAGGCGCTCGAGGTCGCCAAGCGCCTGTGCGCCGCGAGCGACGTGGTGGTCGAGAACTTCGCGGCCGGCGTGATGGACCGCATGGGACTCGGGTACGACGTGCTGCGAAAGGTCCGCCCGGACGTGATCATGATCGCGCTCTCCGGCTACGGCGCCACCGGACCCGATCACGACAAGGTCTCGTACGGACCGGCGCAGGTGCCGTTGTCGGGCATGTCGTCGCTGACCGGGTATCGCGGGTACCCGCCGATGCACGTCGGTATCTCGTACGGCGATCCGACCGGCGGCGTGCACGGCGCGTTCGCCGTGCTGGCCGCCCTGCTGCATCGCGCGCGTACGGGCGAAGGCCAGTACATCGATCTCTCGCAGTGGGAGACGTCGATCGCGGTGCTCGGCGAGGGCGTGCTCGCCCAGGCGATGAACGGCGCCGCGCCAGCGCGCGACGGCAACCGCGACCCACACATGGCGCCGCACGGGATTTTCCAGGCCGAGGGCGAGGACCGCTGGGTCGCGGTCGCGATCGAGGACGACGCCGCCTGGCAACGCTTCGCGACCCTCATCGGCCGCCCCGAGATCGCCACCGATCCCCGCTTCGCCACGCTCGCCGCGCGCAAGACGCACGAGCACGACGTCGAGGCGATCGTCGCGGAATGGACCGCCCAGCGCACGCCCGAGGCCGTCACCGAGGCGCTGCAGACGGTCGGGATTCCCGCCTTCATGTCGGCCCGCAACAACGACCTCGCCGACGACCCGCATCTCCGCGAGCGTGGCTACTTCGTCGAGCACGAGCACCCGGAGGTCGGCCGGCGCATCCATGCCGGCATCCCCTGGCGCATGACGACCAACCAGAGCGCCGTCCGTGCCGCCGCGCCCTGCCTCGGCGCCGATACCGATCAGGTCCTGCGCGACGTCTGCGCGTACGACGACGCGGCCATCGCCCGCCTGCGCGCCGCCGGCGTCCTCACCTAG
- a CDS encoding polyprenyl synthetase family protein: MNPVAHADSSPLPSVPQPVLDDLARVETRLAEELQSREPRLTEITAHLVDAGGKRVRPMVVSLVAHAASGGTLARRDDVIEAAVALELIHSATLLHDDIIDGGETRRGKPSALAVFGLGDTLVAGDFLFCRAFALCARFEASVIRWAAEACVALTEGEILQARFRRNPAVTVDDYLEIIDRKTASLFATGARTAAHLAGAPASVVAAMQACGTQVGRAFQMQDDLLDVEGSTARTGKPRGLDLRDGNPSLPIVLALAHDAEVRRIFGLPQPTPADIEAGLARIRRSGVCRSVADRARDALGDALGAVTALPPSDYRTALEGLAHGLGDRTT, encoded by the coding sequence GTGAACCCCGTCGCGCACGCTGACTCGAGCCCGCTCCCGAGCGTTCCCCAGCCGGTGCTCGACGACCTCGCGCGCGTCGAGACCCGGCTCGCCGAGGAATTGCAGTCGCGCGAGCCGCGTCTCACCGAAATCACCGCGCACCTCGTCGACGCCGGTGGCAAGCGCGTGCGCCCGATGGTCGTCTCGCTGGTGGCCCACGCCGCGTCCGGCGGCACGCTCGCGCGGCGCGACGACGTGATCGAAGCCGCGGTGGCGCTCGAGCTCATCCACTCGGCCACGCTGCTGCACGACGACATCATCGACGGCGGCGAGACGCGGCGGGGCAAGCCGTCGGCGCTCGCCGTGTTCGGCCTCGGCGACACGCTCGTCGCCGGCGATTTCCTCTTCTGCCGCGCCTTCGCGCTCTGCGCACGCTTCGAAGCCAGCGTCATCCGCTGGGCGGCCGAGGCGTGCGTCGCGCTCACCGAGGGCGAGATCCTGCAGGCGCGCTTCCGTCGGAACCCGGCCGTCACGGTGGACGACTACCTGGAGATCATCGACCGCAAGACGGCCTCGCTCTTCGCGACCGGCGCCCGCACGGCAGCGCATCTCGCGGGCGCCCCGGCGAGCGTCGTCGCGGCGATGCAGGCGTGCGGCACGCAGGTGGGGCGCGCCTTCCAGATGCAGGACGACCTGCTCGACGTGGAGGGATCGACCGCACGCACCGGGAAGCCGCGCGGTCTGGATCTGCGCGACGGCAATCCCTCGCTGCCGATCGTCCTGGCCCTGGCGCACGACGCGGAGGTCCGGCGCATCTTCGGGCTCCCGCAGCCGACCCCCGCCGACATCGAGGCCGGGCTCGCCCGCATCCGGCGCTCCGGCGTCTGCCGCAGCGTAGCCGATCGGGCCCGCGACGCCCTCGGCGATGCCCTGGGTGCGGTCACCGCTCTCCCGCCCTCCGACTATCGGACGGCGCTCGAAGGGCTCGCCCACGGCCTCGGCGACCGCACGACCTGA
- a CDS encoding AMP-binding protein — protein MTITDVLLARAPSDPAVVDEASGAVLDGAALRARVAGRTAQLRAAGVVAGDRVAILMPNSVAMVEALLATACAGAAAVPVNLRWTATEVTHLFRDATPRVLVSTTDALRAIAGLDEHPSLVDVAAPPPTATLPPPPARRDPALILYTSGTTGKPKGAVMTHANLVSNARRIAAWLDVGPADRVLTVMPLFHANAIVIGTLVPLVAGGATIVAERFRPSTFWSSVSRHRPTTVGTVPTMLSMLLGAAAPAAEDRASLRFILTGSAPVPTDVLLGFEARFGIEVIEGYGMTECTCRATFNPTGGRRRPGSCGLALEELRIVDEHDRDVPRGDVGEIVMRGPHVMQGYWNNPDATAHALRGGWLHSGDLARQDADGFVYIAGRASDMIIRGGENVYPREIEEVLHSHPDVAEAAVIGLPDALYGEVVGAFVAPHPDRAIDEAALYDWCAGRLADYKRPVRITVLPELPKGPTGKILKAPLRRRVDP, from the coding sequence ATGACCATCACCGACGTGCTGCTCGCGCGCGCGCCGTCCGACCCGGCGGTCGTCGACGAGGCGAGCGGCGCCGTGCTGGACGGCGCGGCTCTGCGCGCGCGTGTCGCCGGTCGGACCGCCCAGCTCCGCGCCGCCGGCGTCGTTGCCGGCGATCGGGTCGCCATCCTGATGCCGAACTCCGTCGCCATGGTCGAAGCGCTCCTCGCCACCGCCTGCGCCGGCGCGGCCGCCGTTCCGGTGAACCTGCGGTGGACCGCGACCGAGGTGACGCATCTCTTCCGTGATGCGACGCCGCGCGTGCTCGTCTCGACCACCGACGCGTTGCGGGCGATCGCGGGCCTCGACGAGCATCCTTCCCTGGTCGACGTCGCCGCCCCACCGCCCACCGCCACCCTTCCGCCCCCTCCGGCCAGGCGCGACCCCGCGCTCATCCTCTATACGTCGGGGACGACCGGGAAGCCGAAGGGCGCCGTCATGACGCACGCGAACCTGGTCTCGAACGCGCGCCGCATCGCAGCCTGGCTCGACGTGGGTCCGGCGGATCGCGTCCTCACCGTCATGCCGCTCTTCCACGCCAACGCGATCGTGATCGGCACGCTCGTCCCGCTGGTCGCGGGCGGCGCCACCATCGTCGCGGAGCGATTTCGGCCATCGACCTTCTGGTCTTCGGTTTCCCGCCACCGCCCGACCACCGTCGGCACCGTGCCGACCATGCTCTCGATGCTCCTCGGCGCGGCGGCGCCCGCCGCCGAGGACCGCGCGAGCCTCCGCTTCATCCTCACCGGCTCGGCGCCCGTTCCCACCGACGTCCTGCTCGGGTTCGAGGCGCGCTTCGGCATCGAGGTGATCGAGGGCTACGGGATGACCGAATGCACGTGCCGGGCGACGTTCAACCCGACGGGTGGCCGCCGGCGGCCCGGCTCGTGCGGCCTCGCGCTCGAAGAGCTGCGCATCGTCGACGAGCACGACCGCGACGTGCCGCGGGGCGACGTGGGCGAGATCGTGATGCGCGGCCCGCACGTGATGCAGGGCTACTGGAACAACCCGGACGCCACCGCCCACGCGCTCCGCGGCGGCTGGCTCCATTCGGGCGACCTCGCGCGCCAGGACGCCGACGGCTTCGTCTACATCGCCGGACGCGCGAGCGACATGATCATCCGTGGCGGCGAGAACGTCTACCCGCGCGAGATCGAGGAGGTGCTGCACTCCCACCCCGACGTCGCCGAGGCGGCGGTGATCGGCCTGCCCGACGCGCTCTACGGCGAGGTCGTCGGCGCCTTCGTCGCCCCGCATCCCGATCGCGCGATCGACGAGGCCGCCCTGTACGACTGGTGCGCCGGGCGTCTCGCCGACTACAAGCGTCCGGTGCGGATCACGGTGCTGCCCGAGCTGCCGAAGGGACCGACGGGCAAGATCCTGAAGGCACCCCTTCGCAGACGCGTCGATCCTTGA
- a CDS encoding nuclear transport factor 2 family protein, translated as MSIDDAERERRHRLVHAHMSVENRHDLDCIMATFSGDAEMLYNRTSFHDPESIRQAHAYFGLSPAAGAFEGLRVVPDAEHVTADEIVIEGRMCGKHVGEFQGFAPTGRDVEMPYVAFYRFDAAGRLTSERVVMNLAVLA; from the coding sequence ATGTCGATCGACGACGCCGAGCGCGAGCGCCGGCACCGGCTCGTCCACGCCCACATGAGCGTCGAGAACCGGCACGACCTCGACTGCATCATGGCGACGTTCTCGGGCGACGCGGAGATGCTCTACAACCGGACGTCGTTCCACGATCCCGAGAGCATCCGGCAGGCGCACGCGTATTTCGGTCTCTCGCCGGCGGCGGGCGCGTTCGAGGGGCTGCGCGTCGTGCCGGACGCCGAGCACGTGACGGCCGACGAGATCGTGATCGAAGGACGCATGTGCGGGAAGCACGTCGGCGAGTTCCAGGGGTTCGCGCCGACCGGGCGCGACGTCGAGATGCCGTACGTCGCATTCTATCGCTTCGACGCGGCCGGTAGGCTCACGTCGGAGCGCGTCGTGATGAACCTGGCCGTCCTGGCCTGA
- a CDS encoding DUF4912 domain-containing protein, whose protein sequence is MSDRALLLARDPWHLFAAWDVEPATRLRALRSLGRRAVAALAAVRLVRDDGPQPPIDLPPGAGERVLDAVPGRSHVLEVGLRLRDGSFVALVRSPPASTPPATVSPDTTVTWVHAAAPTTPIDVRWSGRRVRRVRLVPRGGPSSHVHT, encoded by the coding sequence GTGAGCGACCGAGCGCTCCTGCTGGCGCGCGATCCCTGGCATCTGTTCGCGGCCTGGGACGTCGAACCCGCGACGCGCCTGCGCGCCCTGCGCTCGCTCGGCCGGCGCGCCGTCGCCGCCCTGGCCGCGGTGCGACTCGTGCGCGACGACGGTCCGCAACCACCGATCGATCTGCCGCCGGGGGCGGGCGAGCGCGTACTCGACGCAGTTCCGGGGCGGAGCCACGTCCTCGAGGTCGGCCTCCGCCTGCGCGACGGGAGCTTCGTCGCCCTGGTGCGCTCGCCGCCGGCGTCGACGCCGCCGGCGACCGTCTCGCCCGACACCACCGTCACCTGGGTGCACGCCGCCGCACCGACGACCCCGATCGACGTCCGATGGTCCGGCAGGCGCGTTCGGCGGGTGCGCCTCGTTCCGCGCGGCGGTCCGTCGAGCCACGTCCACACCTGA
- a CDS encoding 1,4-alpha-glucan branching protein domain-containing protein — protein sequence MTRAAVAFVLHAHLPDLRDATAEGSLEERWLFEALTDTYVPLADLLGDLARDAVPAAFALSLSPTLLAMLEDPSLRERYRRHLGALVQVADREVARRRHDPALGPLAARHRARFARTADRYFDAYGADLAAVFRAHAAAGRLELLTTSATHAILPLLQASPVWLRAQIAIAIAEHRRRFGEPPAGFWLPECAWDPALDGELRRAGIRWVVLDTHGIALATPAPVFGPWAPIASPDGVIAFGRDPETARQVWSREGFPGDPWYREYHRDLGYDEPATLEPFLSLPPGGGPSGIKYFRVTGGTGAKAIYDPDRAAARVAVHARQFVDGVAERAGVLQATMGRPPVFVCPYDAELFGHWWHEGIDWLGAVLRRLAEHRALEARTPSRELATNPTLQRAQPAASTWGEAGHQAVWMAAETSWIHLQLSELGERVAKLCRGAAPASDGARSAAEHLLLAQSSDWPFMVSRNTAAAYGRHRLAVHLGACRRLCDALERSLAPDPADLRPAPLFATLDLPRLGDGAPLSQRRADGYNP from the coding sequence ATGACGCGCGCGGCGGTGGCGTTCGTCCTGCACGCGCACCTCCCCGATCTGCGCGACGCGACCGCAGAAGGCTCGCTCGAGGAGCGCTGGCTCTTCGAAGCCCTGACCGACACCTACGTTCCGCTCGCCGACCTCCTGGGGGATCTCGCCCGCGACGCCGTCCCGGCCGCGTTCGCCCTCTCCCTCAGCCCGACGCTCCTCGCGATGCTGGAGGATCCCAGCCTGCGGGAACGCTATCGCCGCCACCTGGGCGCTCTCGTGCAGGTCGCCGATCGCGAAGTCGCGCGCAGGCGGCACGATCCGGCCCTCGGCCCCCTCGCGGCACGCCACCGGGCGCGCTTCGCGCGCACCGCCGATCGCTACTTCGACGCGTACGGCGCCGATCTCGCGGCCGTGTTTCGCGCCCACGCGGCGGCTGGTCGCCTGGAGCTGCTCACCACCAGCGCGACGCACGCCATCCTTCCCCTGCTGCAGGCGTCGCCCGTGTGGCTCCGGGCGCAGATCGCCATCGCGATCGCCGAGCACCGCCGCCGCTTCGGCGAGCCTCCGGCCGGATTCTGGCTCCCGGAGTGCGCCTGGGATCCGGCGCTCGACGGCGAGCTGCGACGAGCGGGCATCCGCTGGGTCGTGCTCGACACGCACGGGATCGCGCTCGCCACCCCCGCCCCCGTCTTCGGGCCCTGGGCGCCGATCGCCTCCCCCGACGGAGTGATCGCCTTCGGTCGCGACCCCGAGACGGCGCGACAGGTGTGGAGTCGTGAGGGGTTCCCCGGCGACCCGTGGTACCGCGAGTACCACCGCGACCTCGGCTACGACGAGCCGGCGACCCTCGAGCCCTTCCTTTCGCTGCCGCCGGGCGGCGGACCTTCGGGCATCAAGTACTTCCGCGTGACCGGCGGGACCGGGGCGAAGGCGATCTACGATCCCGACCGCGCGGCCGCGCGCGTGGCCGTCCACGCCCGGCAGTTCGTGGACGGCGTTGCTGAACGGGCGGGCGTGCTGCAGGCGACCATGGGACGACCTCCCGTATTCGTCTGCCCGTACGATGCCGAGCTCTTCGGCCACTGGTGGCACGAGGGGATCGACTGGCTCGGAGCCGTTCTCCGCCGCCTCGCCGAGCATCGTGCGCTCGAGGCCCGCACCCCGAGCCGCGAGCTGGCGACGAACCCCACCCTCCAGCGCGCACAGCCGGCGGCGTCGACTTGGGGCGAGGCGGGCCATCAGGCCGTGTGGATGGCCGCCGAAACTTCGTGGATCCACCTCCAGTTGTCCGAGCTCGGCGAGCGCGTGGCGAAGCTCTGCCGTGGCGCCGCCCCCGCGTCGGACGGAGCGCGGTCGGCCGCCGAGCACCTCCTGCTCGCACAATCGAGCGACTGGCCGTTCATGGTGTCCCGAAACACCGCCGCGGCGTACGGTCGCCATCGCCTCGCCGTGCACCTCGGCGCCTGCCGTCGCCTGTGCGACGCGCTCGAGCGGAGCCTCGCGCCCGATCCCGCCGACCTCCGACCCGCGCCGCTCTTTGCGACGCTCGATCTCCCGCGCCTCGGCGACGGTGCACCCTTGTCACAGCGTCGTGCGGATGGATACAACCCCTGA